The Deinococcus koreensis genome window below encodes:
- a CDS encoding nicotinamide mononucleotide transporter family protein — translation MTLFGLTIPSLALDATGGLCVLVALYFLFAKRRAYWHWSNASVLPYFLLFVAGGEWMLAGLQVCYLLFGLHGLYLWWLEERRDRGELKFNEAAWYGVTWAASGLIFALTVYVTDFSATWNWVQFAAVTLSLIANFGTTRRWAWSWPVWVLVNAVQAVYYWHTGYWVLFVLQFVLGAMSLHGWRVWRRDEAREVAFA, via the coding sequence ATGACCCTCTTCGGCCTGACCATCCCTTCCCTGGCGCTGGACGCCACGGGCGGCCTGTGCGTGCTGGTGGCGCTGTATTTCTTGTTCGCCAAGCGCCGCGCGTACTGGCACTGGAGCAACGCCAGCGTACTGCCCTACTTCCTGCTGTTCGTGGCGGGGGGCGAGTGGATGCTGGCGGGGCTGCAGGTCTGTTACCTGCTGTTCGGCCTGCACGGGCTGTACCTGTGGTGGCTGGAGGAACGCCGCGACCGGGGCGAGCTGAAATTCAACGAGGCGGCGTGGTACGGCGTGACCTGGGCCGCCAGCGGGCTGATCTTCGCCCTGACCGTGTATGTCACGGACTTCTCGGCGACCTGGAACTGGGTGCAGTTCGCGGCGGTCACGCTGTCGCTGATCGCCAATTTCGGCACCACGCGCCGCTGGGCCTGGAGCTGGCCGGTGTGGGTGCTGGTGAACGCCGTGCAGGCCGTGTACTACTGGCACACGGGGTACTGGGTGCTGTTCGTGCTGCAGTTCGTCCTGGGGGCCATGAGCCTGCACGGCTGGCGCGTGTGGCGCCGGGACGAAGCGCGGGAGGTCGCGTTTGCCTGA
- a CDS encoding G8 domain-containing protein — protein sequence MTVPRLLPAALLCTLLLSCGGTNAEPTTSPAPKGTPTPGSAPSPAPSPTANLPQTKWSDPATWGDTVPTAGQKVTLPSGRRVILDVSPPALAGLTIPAGTALEFADQDLTLTSEWVMVHGELRIGSEGRPFTHQAEIVMTNTTPGEDVMGMGDRVLGVMDGTLELHGAPKLAWTRLESTAPAGSRTLTLQRAPDWAPGSSLTLASTDFNPNQTEEVVVQRVSGSTVTLATGLKYTHWAQSTTQAGLTLHERAEVGLLTRTIRIGAGEDASASGLGAHVMVMGKSAARIESTEFTRVGQRNTLRRYGMHFHQMGDAATSYFRGNSVHEVFNRCVVVHGTSNLRVQDNVTHDSVGHCLFLEDGNETGNTISGNLITLVRRPDKARGETPLLDSDKNPSGYWITNPANTVKDNVAAGIQGTGFWYALPEHPTGLAAATGAGIWNRRTPLGEFSGNVAHSGDRGLNVDHGAQADGSHTETTYYMPRVNPADEKSAPAPAAFTRFTAYKQRDQGVWLRGEHHTLSGAVLADNAVGATFASDTTVMKDSLLIGETANVGQPESWEKTGVGGRSLPRPWEADFPIRGFQFYDGHVSIQTTALSAFQPNAVRQASGLGYLYRNAFALNPGNDARGLTWLDDSRRVYLPDAQADKDGDKAATFLDADGSVTGTPGLSVTGSALLRDAPDCSARAEWNASVCGGQYARFWLDDVTDGRIGPVRATNVRGASVELTGTPDNFTSFHTSVRLGGSYAFAPAAASRHLRLGFGDRAPGDTLRLTLPASAVGTGSEPILYRDWWVDERNRLKKVALADLDASSGDAYALEGGTLHLKLVVQKDREYAVVDVCAAALCR from the coding sequence ATGACCGTTCCCCGACTTCTGCCTGCAGCGCTCCTGTGCACCCTGCTGCTCAGCTGCGGCGGCACGAACGCCGAGCCCACTACCTCGCCTGCGCCGAAGGGCACGCCCACCCCTGGTTCAGCGCCGTCGCCTGCGCCCAGCCCCACGGCCAACCTGCCGCAGACGAAATGGAGCGACCCGGCCACCTGGGGCGACACGGTGCCCACCGCGGGTCAGAAGGTCACCCTGCCCAGCGGCAGGCGGGTGATCCTCGACGTCTCGCCCCCGGCGCTCGCGGGCCTGACCATTCCAGCGGGAACAGCCCTCGAATTCGCGGATCAGGATCTGACCCTGACCTCCGAGTGGGTGATGGTGCACGGCGAACTGCGGATCGGCAGCGAAGGCAGGCCCTTCACGCACCAGGCCGAGATCGTGATGACCAACACCACTCCCGGCGAGGACGTGATGGGCATGGGCGACCGCGTGCTGGGCGTGATGGACGGCACGCTGGAACTGCACGGCGCCCCGAAGCTGGCCTGGACGCGCCTGGAGAGCACCGCCCCCGCCGGCAGCCGCACCCTGACCCTGCAGCGTGCCCCCGACTGGGCGCCGGGCAGCTCCCTGACGCTGGCGAGCACCGACTTCAATCCGAACCAGACCGAGGAAGTGGTCGTGCAGCGGGTGTCCGGCAGCACGGTCACGCTCGCTACCGGGCTGAAGTACACCCACTGGGCGCAGAGCACCACGCAGGCCGGCCTGACCCTGCACGAACGCGCCGAGGTCGGCCTGCTGACCCGCACTATCCGCATCGGGGCGGGCGAGGACGCCTCCGCGTCGGGCCTGGGCGCGCACGTCATGGTCATGGGGAAGAGTGCGGCGCGTATCGAGAGCACCGAGTTTACGCGGGTCGGGCAGCGCAACACGCTGCGGCGTTACGGCATGCACTTCCACCAGATGGGAGACGCCGCCACGTCGTACTTCCGGGGCAACAGTGTCCACGAGGTCTTCAACCGCTGTGTGGTCGTCCACGGCACCAGTAATCTGCGCGTGCAGGACAACGTGACCCACGACAGCGTGGGCCACTGCCTGTTCCTGGAAGACGGCAACGAGACGGGGAATACCATCAGCGGCAACCTGATCACGCTGGTACGCCGCCCGGACAAGGCGCGCGGCGAGACGCCGCTGCTGGACAGCGATAAGAACCCGTCGGGCTACTGGATCACCAACCCGGCGAACACCGTGAAGGACAACGTGGCGGCGGGCATCCAGGGCACCGGCTTCTGGTACGCGCTGCCCGAACACCCGACCGGGCTGGCGGCGGCCACCGGCGCGGGCATCTGGAACCGCCGCACGCCGCTGGGCGAGTTCTCCGGCAACGTGGCCCACAGCGGCGACCGGGGCCTGAACGTCGACCACGGCGCCCAGGCCGACGGGAGCCACACCGAGACCACGTACTACATGCCCCGCGTGAACCCGGCCGACGAGAAGTCCGCGCCCGCCCCCGCCGCCTTCACGCGCTTCACGGCCTACAAGCAGCGCGATCAGGGCGTGTGGCTGCGCGGCGAGCACCACACCCTGTCCGGCGCCGTGCTGGCCGACAACGCCGTGGGCGCGACCTTCGCCTCGGACACGACTGTCATGAAGGACTCGCTGCTGATCGGCGAGACGGCGAACGTGGGCCAGCCGGAATCGTGGGAGAAGACTGGCGTCGGGGGCCGCTCGCTGCCCCGCCCCTGGGAGGCCGACTTCCCGATCCGCGGCTTCCAGTTCTACGACGGGCACGTCAGCATCCAGACCACCGCCCTGAGCGCCTTCCAGCCCAATGCCGTGCGGCAGGCGAGCGGGCTGGGCTACCTCTACCGCAACGCCTTCGCCCTGAATCCCGGCAACGACGCCCGTGGCCTGACCTGGCTCGACGACTCCCGGCGCGTCTACCTCCCAGACGCCCAGGCCGACAAGGATGGCGACAAGGCCGCGACCTTCCTCGACGCCGACGGCTCGGTGACCGGCACGCCCGGCCTGTCCGTGACCGGCAGCGCCCTGCTGCGGGACGCCCCGGACTGCTCGGCCCGCGCCGAGTGGAACGCCAGCGTCTGCGGGGGGCAGTACGCCCGCTTCTGGCTGGACGACGTGACGGATGGCAGGATCGGCCCGGTGCGCGCCACCAACGTCCGTGGGGCCAGCGTGGAGCTGACGGGCACGCCCGACAACTTCACGTCCTTCCACACCTCGGTGCGCCTGGGCGGCAGCTATGCCTTCGCCCCCGCCGCCGCCTCGCGCCACCTGCGCCTGGGCTTCGGAGACCGCGCACCCGGCGACACCCTGCGCCTGACCCTCCCCGCCAGTGCCGTTGGGACAGGGAGCGAGCCGATCCTCTACCGCGACTGGTGGGTGGACGAGCGCAACCGCCTGAAGAAGGTCGCCCTGGCCGACCTGGACGCCTCCAGCGGCGACGCCTACGCGCTGGAGGGCGGGACGCTGCACCTGAAACTGGTGGTTCAGAAAGACCGCGAATACGCCGTGGTGGACGTCTGCGCGGCGGCGCTGTGCAGGTAG
- a CDS encoding nicotinate phosphoribosyltransferase, whose translation MTTLQTPQPPLLSDDNLILDTDSYKSSHFLQYPAGTTRLFSYLESRGGRYPVTRFFGLQYLLDRYLTRRVTAAMVEEARALIEAHGEPFPYEGWMRVVNVHGGRLPLEVRAVPEGTLVPIHNVLMSVTNTDPELPWLVGWFETMLMRVWYPVTVATQSWHLREIIRAALEKSSDRAAEELPFKLHDFGSRGVSSRESAGIGGLAHLINFQGSDTLEALRVGRNHYGSDIAAFSIPAAEHSTITSWGKEHEVDAYRNMVARFSKPGSVFAVVSDSYDLKNAINVLWGDTLRQQVIDAGGTLVVRPDSGDPPAMVRLAVNALAAKFGTTTNSRGYKVLQHVRVIQGDGIDEATIRQILGNLDVDGFSAENVSFGMGGALLQKVDRDTQRFAYKASAGLIDGEYRGIYKDPVTDPGKRSKDGVLDLVLENGRMVTKAYKTFDTDFPGSLMRTVYRDGEMLVRDTLEEIRGRG comes from the coding sequence ATGACCACTCTCCAGACCCCGCAGCCCCCGCTCCTCAGCGACGACAACCTGATCCTCGACACCGACAGCTACAAGAGCAGCCACTTCCTGCAGTATCCGGCGGGCACCACGCGGCTGTTCAGCTATCTGGAGAGCCGGGGCGGGCGCTATCCGGTCACGCGCTTCTTCGGGCTGCAGTACCTGCTGGATCGCTACCTGACCCGCCGGGTGACCGCCGCGATGGTCGAGGAAGCCCGCGCGCTGATCGAGGCGCACGGCGAGCCCTTCCCCTACGAGGGCTGGATGCGCGTGGTCAACGTGCACGGCGGCCGCCTGCCGCTGGAGGTACGTGCCGTGCCGGAGGGGACGCTGGTGCCCATCCACAACGTCCTGATGAGCGTGACCAACACCGATCCCGAGCTGCCCTGGCTGGTCGGCTGGTTCGAGACCATGCTGATGCGGGTGTGGTACCCGGTCACGGTCGCCACGCAGAGCTGGCACCTGCGCGAGATCATCCGCGCCGCGCTGGAGAAGTCCAGCGACCGCGCCGCCGAGGAACTGCCCTTCAAGCTCCACGACTTCGGTAGCCGGGGCGTGAGCAGCCGCGAAAGCGCCGGCATCGGCGGCCTCGCGCACCTCATCAATTTCCAGGGCAGCGACACGCTGGAGGCCCTGCGCGTGGGCCGCAACCACTACGGCAGCGACATCGCCGCCTTCTCCATCCCCGCCGCCGAACACAGCACGATCACGAGCTGGGGCAAGGAGCACGAGGTCGACGCCTACCGCAACATGGTCGCCCGCTTCAGCAAGCCGGGATCGGTGTTCGCCGTGGTCAGCGACAGCTACGACCTGAAGAACGCCATCAACGTCCTGTGGGGCGACACGTTGAGGCAGCAGGTCATCGACGCGGGCGGCACCCTGGTCGTGCGCCCGGACAGTGGCGATCCCCCCGCGATGGTGCGCCTCGCCGTGAACGCGCTGGCCGCCAAGTTCGGCACGACCACCAACTCCAGGGGCTACAAGGTGCTCCAGCACGTGCGCGTCATTCAGGGCGACGGGATCGACGAGGCCACCATCCGGCAGATTCTGGGCAACCTGGACGTGGACGGCTTCAGCGCCGAGAACGTGAGTTTTGGCATGGGCGGCGCGCTGTTGCAGAAGGTCGACCGCGACACCCAGCGCTTCGCCTACAAGGCCAGCGCGGGCCTGATTGACGGCGAGTACCGGGGCATCTACAAAGACCCCGTGACCGATCCGGGCAAGCGGAGTAAAGACGGCGTGCTGGATCTGGTGCTGGAGAACGGCCGCATGGTCACGAAGGCGTATAAGACCTTCGACACGGACTTTCCCGGAAGCCTGATGCGAACCGTGTACCGCGACGGGGAGATGCTGGTGCGGGACACGTTGGAAGAGATTCGGGGGCGGGGGTGA